In Triticum urartu cultivar G1812 chromosome 6, Tu2.1, whole genome shotgun sequence, the following proteins share a genomic window:
- the LOC125515791 gene encoding F-box/kelch-repeat protein OR23: MASPSSPSRRLAGSLILRPGAEGSLIPGLPDDVAAVILCLLTFPDQSRLRATSRAWRLLLSAATLLPLRRSLRLPSRHLVCLFPTDPSLASPILLDPAAPTAWWPLPPIPCSPQLYGLANFAAIAVGSHLYVLGGSHFDARSYPLGHPSPSAAAYRLDLALSRHRWERLPDMHIPRGSFACAPAPGGGVVVAGGGSRHPTLPSSGSRTSSTEWYDAATRTWHMATAMPRERAGCVGFVAHGAGGVGEDEFWVMGGYDRYTTVGGVVPNDLYCRDAMALGLWSGKWREIGDMWVEGERRRLGPVAAISAEDGKVTDVFMLDGDDIFRYDFASNGWSKEATLRRKIPETELCGFVSLNGELHVLKSAKLPAETLHPRRQLKKRLALEFQVYNPLVRKWRVFTTYPPVSVPIDFRTAALCTVEL, from the exons AtggcctcgccgtcgtccccTAGCCGCCGGCTCGCCGGATCCCTAATCCTGCGGCCAGGCGCGGAGGGGTCTCTGATCCCGGGGCTCCCGGACGACGTCGCGGCCGTCATCCTCTGCCTGCTCACGTTCCCCGACCAGTCCCGCCTCCGCGCCACCTCCCGCGCGTGGCGGCTCCTCCTCTCCGCCGCGACGCTTCTCCCGCTCCGCCGCAGCCTCCGCCTGCCTTCCCGCCACCTCGTATGCCTTTTCCCCACCGACCCATCCCTCGCCTCCCCCATCCTGCTCGACCCTGCTGCCCCCACCGCCTGGTGGCCCCTCCCGCCGATCCCCTGCTCGCCGCAGCTATACGGCCTCGCCAATTTCGCCGCAATCGCCGTCGGGAGCCACCTCTACGTCCTCGGCGGTTCTCACTTCGACGCCCGGAGTTATCCCCTTGGCCACCCCTCACCCTCCGCCGCCGCCTACCGACTCGACCTCGCCCTCTCTCGCCACCGCTGGGAGCGCCTCCCGGACATGCACATCCCGCGCGGGAGCTTCGCCTGCGCTCCCGCGCCCGGCGGCGGGGTCGTCGTCGCAGGCGGCGGGTCCAGGCACCCGACGCTCCCCTCCTCTGGCAGCCGCACAAGCAGCACCGAGTGGTACGACGCCGCCACGCGTACCTGGCACATGGCCACGGCGATGCCCCGGGAGAGGGCCGGGTGCGTGGGATTCGTGGCGCACGGGGCAGGGGGTGTGGGAGAGGATGAATTCTGGGTGATGGGCGGGTACGACAGGTATACCACAGTGGGGGGAGTGGTGCCGAATGACCTCTACTGCCGGGACGCCATGGCGCTCGGACTGTGGAGCGGCAAGTGGAGGGAGATTGGGGATATGTGGGTGGAAGGGGAGAGACGTCGACTCGGACCGGTGGCCGCCATCTCTGCAGAGGATGGGAAGGTTACAGATGTGTTCATGCTCGACGGAGACGATATCTTCAG GTATGACTTTGCTTCAAACGGGTGGTCGAAGGAGGCTACTTTGAGGAGAAAGATCCCAGAGACTGAGCTGTGTGGCTTCGTATCATTGAACGGTGAACTGCATGTGCTTAAATCTGCCAAACTTCCTGCCGAAACCCTCCATCCTCGGAGGCAGTTAAAGAAGAGGCTGGCTTTGGAGTTTCAGGTTTATAACCCGCTGGTAAGGAAATGGAGAGTGTTCACCACATATCCCCCCGTCAGTGTGCCCATCGATTTCAGAACAGCAGCTCTTTGTACAGTTGAGTTGTAG